A window of the Streptomyces sp. Ag109_O5-10 genome harbors these coding sequences:
- a CDS encoding DNA-directed RNA polymerase subunit alpha codes for MLIAQRPSLTEEVVDEFRSRFVIEPLEPGFGYTLGNSLRRTLLSSIPGAAVTSIRIDGVLHEFTTVPGVKEDVTDLILNIKQLVVSSEHDEPVVMYLRKQGPGLVTAADIAPPAGVEVHNPDLVLATLNGKGKLEMELTVERGRGYVSAVQNKQVGQEIGRIPVDSIYSPVLKVTYKVEATRVEQRTDFDKLIVDVETKQAMRPRDAMASAGKTLVELFGLARELNIDAEGIDMGPSPTDAALAADLALPIEELELTVRSYNCLKREGIHSVGELVARSEADLLDIRNFGAKSIDEVKAKLAGMGLALKDSPPGFDPTAAADAFGADDDADAGFVETEQY; via the coding sequence ATGCTGATCGCTCAGCGTCCCTCGTTGACCGAAGAGGTCGTCGACGAGTTCCGCTCCCGGTTCGTGATCGAGCCGCTGGAGCCGGGCTTCGGCTACACCCTCGGCAACTCCCTCCGCCGTACCCTCCTGTCCTCGATCCCCGGCGCGGCTGTCACGTCGATCCGGATCGACGGCGTGCTGCACGAGTTCACCACCGTGCCGGGCGTCAAGGAGGACGTCACCGACCTGATCCTCAACATCAAGCAGCTGGTCGTCTCCTCGGAGCACGACGAGCCGGTCGTGATGTACCTGCGCAAGCAGGGCCCGGGTCTGGTCACCGCCGCCGACATCGCGCCCCCGGCCGGTGTCGAGGTGCACAACCCCGACCTCGTCCTCGCCACGCTCAACGGCAAGGGCAAGCTGGAGATGGAGCTGACGGTCGAGCGTGGCCGCGGTTACGTCTCCGCCGTGCAGAACAAGCAGGTGGGCCAGGAGATCGGCCGTATCCCGGTCGACTCCATCTACTCGCCGGTGCTCAAGGTCACGTACAAGGTCGAGGCGACCCGTGTCGAGCAGCGCACCGACTTCGACAAGCTGATCGTCGACGTCGAGACGAAGCAGGCCATGCGGCCGCGTGACGCCATGGCGTCGGCCGGCAAGACCCTGGTCGAGCTGTTCGGTCTCGCCCGCGAGCTGAACATCGACGCCGAGGGCATCGACATGGGCCCGTCCCCGACGGACGCGGCGCTGGCGGCCGACCTCGCGCTCCCGATCGAGGAGCTCGAGCTGACCGTCCGTTCCTACAACTGCCTCAAGCGTGAGGGCATCCACTCCGTGGGTGAGCTCGTGGCGCGCTCCGAGGCGGACCTCCTGGACATCCGCAACTTCGGTGCGAAGTCCATCGACGAGGTCAAGGCGAAGCTGGCCGGCATGGGCCTGGCCCTCAAGGACAGCCCGCCCGGATTCGACCCCACCGCTGCGGCGGACGCGTTCGGCGCGGACGACGACGCGGACGCGGGCTTCGTGGAGACCGAGCAGTACTGA
- the rpsK gene encoding 30S ribosomal protein S11, translated as MPPKGRQGAAKKVRRKEKKNVAHGHAHIKSTFNNTIVSITDPSGNVISWASAGHVGFKGSRKSTPFAAQMAAESAARRAQEHGMRKVDVFVKGPGSGRETAIRSLQATGLEVGSIQDVTPTPHNGCRPPKRRRV; from the coding sequence ATGCCCCCCAAGGGTCGTCAGGGCGCTGCCAAGAAGGTGCGCCGCAAGGAAAAGAAGAACGTCGCTCACGGCCACGCGCACATCAAGAGCACGTTCAACAACACGATCGTCTCCATCACGGACCCGTCCGGCAACGTGATCTCCTGGGCCTCCGCCGGCCACGTCGGCTTCAAGGGCTCCCGGAAGTCCACGCCGTTCGCCGCGCAGATGGCGGCCGAGTCGGCTGCCCGCCGTGCCCAGGAGCACGGCATGCGCAAGGTCGACGTGTTCGTGAAGGGCCCGGGTTCCGGTCGTGAGACCGCGATCCGCTCCCTGCAGGCCACGGGCCTCGAGGTCGGCTCCATCCAGGACGTCACCCCGACCCCGCACAACGGCTGCCGTCCGCCGAAGCGCCGTCGCGTCTGA
- the rpsM gene encoding 30S ribosomal protein S13, which yields MARVSGVDIPREKRVEVALTYVFGIGRTLSQQTLAETGIDPNTRVRDLTEEQLVAIREYVDNNIKTEGDLRREIQADIRRKVEIGCYQGLRHRRGLPVRGQRTSTNARTRKGPRRAIAGKKKPGKK from the coding sequence ATGGCACGCGTTTCCGGTGTTGACATCCCGCGCGAAAAGCGCGTGGAGGTCGCGCTCACCTACGTGTTCGGCATCGGCCGGACACTCTCGCAGCAGACGCTGGCCGAGACCGGCATCGACCCGAACACCCGCGTTCGCGACCTGACCGAAGAGCAGCTGGTCGCCATCCGCGAGTACGTCGACAACAACATCAAGACCGAGGGTGACCTCCGTCGCGAGATCCAGGCCGACATCCGCCGCAAGGTCGAGATCGGCTGCTACCAGGGTCTGCGTCACCGTCGCGGTCTGCCCGTCCGCGGTCAGCGCACCAGCACCAACGCCCGCACCCGCAAGGGTCCGCGTCGCGCCATCGCCGGTAAGAAGAAGCCGGGCAAGAAGTAG
- the rpmJ gene encoding 50S ribosomal protein L36, with the protein MKVKPSVKKICDKCRVIRRHGRVMVICENPRHKQRQG; encoded by the coding sequence ATGAAGGTCAAGCCGAGCGTCAAGAAGATCTGCGACAAGTGCAGGGTGATCCGCCGTCACGGTCGGGTCATGGTCATCTGCGAGAACCCGCGCCACAAGCAGCGCCAGGGCTGA
- the infA gene encoding translation initiation factor IF-1 has translation MAKKQGAIEIEGTVVESLPNAMFKVELQNGHQVLAHISGKMRMHYIRILPDDRVVVELSPYDLTRGRIVYRYK, from the coding sequence GTGGCCAAGAAGCAAGGTGCCATCGAGATCGAGGGCACTGTCGTCGAGTCTCTTCCGAACGCCATGTTCAAGGTCGAGCTCCAGAACGGCCACCAGGTCCTGGCACACATCAGCGGCAAGATGCGTATGCACTACATCCGTATCCTCCCTGACGACCGGGTCGTGGTGGAGCTGTCTCCGTACGACCTGACGCGTGGCCGGATCGTCTACCGATACAAGTAG
- the map gene encoding type I methionyl aminopeptidase, which translates to MVQIKTPEQISKMRAAGLVVAAIHAATREAAVPGASTKDLDEVARKVLAEHGAKPNFLGYGGFPATICTSVNEVVVHGIPSEDVVLKDGDIISIDCGAIVDGWHGDAAYTAFVGSGHAPELIELSRVTEESMWAGIAAMKQGSRLVDVSRAIETYIRRQPKPGGGRYGIIEDYGGHGIGTEMHMDPHLLNYVDRRRGKGPKLVPGFCLAIEPMVSLGTPRTQVLQDDWTVITTDGTWSSHWEHSVALTEEGPLVLTAPDGGKAKLAELGITAAPDPLG; encoded by the coding sequence ATGGTGCAGATCAAGACCCCCGAGCAGATCTCCAAGATGCGGGCGGCGGGCCTGGTCGTGGCTGCGATCCACGCGGCCACCCGCGAGGCGGCGGTCCCCGGCGCCAGCACCAAGGACCTGGACGAGGTGGCCCGCAAGGTCCTCGCCGAGCACGGCGCCAAGCCGAACTTCCTCGGCTACGGCGGTTTCCCCGCCACCATCTGCACCTCCGTCAACGAGGTGGTCGTCCACGGCATCCCGTCGGAGGACGTCGTCCTCAAGGACGGCGACATCATCTCCATCGACTGCGGCGCGATCGTCGACGGCTGGCACGGCGACGCGGCCTACACGGCCTTCGTAGGCTCCGGGCACGCTCCGGAGCTGATCGAGCTCTCCCGGGTGACCGAGGAGTCGATGTGGGCCGGCATCGCGGCGATGAAGCAGGGCAGCCGCCTGGTCGACGTCTCGCGGGCCATCGAGACCTACATCCGCCGCCAGCCGAAGCCGGGCGGCGGCCGGTACGGCATCATCGAGGACTACGGCGGTCACGGCATCGGCACCGAGATGCACATGGACCCGCACCTGCTGAACTACGTAGACCGGCGGCGGGGCAAGGGGCCGAAGCTGGTGCCCGGGTTCTGCCTGGCCATCGAGCCGATGGTGTCGCTGGGCACGCCCCGGACCCAGGTGCTCCAGGACGACTGGACGGTCATCACGACGGACGGCACCTGGTCCTCGCACTGGGAGCACAGCGTGGCGCTGACCGAAGAGGGGCCGCTGGTGCTGACGGCTCCCGACGGGGGCAAGGCCAAGCTCGCCGAGCTGGGGATCACCGCCGCGCCGGATCCGCTGGGCTGA
- a CDS encoding adenylate kinase, whose translation MRIVLVGPPGAGKGTQAVRLAEMLGIPHISTGDLFRANISKQTELGKLAKSYMDAGDLVPDEVTIAMAKDRMEQPDAANGFLLDGFPRNVSQAEALDRLLSDEGIELDAVLDLEVPEEEVVKRIAGRRVCRNDSSHVFHVTYSPPKREGVCDICGGELYQRDDDSEDTVRTRLEVYHTQTEPIIDYYKAQGLVVTISALGPVDEITKRALEALKREKAENN comes from the coding sequence ATGCGTATCGTCCTCGTCGGGCCGCCGGGCGCCGGTAAGGGAACGCAGGCCGTCCGCCTTGCCGAGATGCTGGGCATTCCGCACATCTCCACGGGCGACCTGTTCCGCGCCAACATCAGTAAGCAGACCGAGCTCGGCAAGCTCGCCAAGTCCTACATGGACGCCGGTGACCTCGTACCCGACGAGGTCACCATCGCCATGGCCAAGGACCGCATGGAGCAGCCGGACGCGGCGAACGGCTTCCTGCTGGACGGGTTCCCGCGCAACGTCTCGCAGGCCGAGGCGCTGGACCGGCTGCTGAGCGACGAGGGCATCGAGCTGGACGCCGTCCTGGACCTGGAGGTCCCGGAGGAGGAGGTCGTCAAGCGGATCGCCGGCCGGCGCGTCTGCCGCAACGACTCGTCGCACGTCTTCCACGTGACGTACAGCCCGCCGAAGCGGGAAGGTGTGTGCGACATCTGCGGCGGCGAGCTGTACCAGCGTGACGACGACTCCGAGGACACCGTCCGCACCCGGCTGGAGGTCTACCACACGCAGACCGAGCCGATCATCGACTACTACAAGGCACAGGGGCTGGTCGTGACGATCTCCGCCCTGGGTCCGGTGGACGAGATCACAAAGCGGGCGCTGGAGGCGCTGAAGCGCGAGAAGGCCGAGAACAACTAG
- the secY gene encoding preprotein translocase subunit SecY: protein MLTAFARAFRTPDLRKKLLFTLGIIVVYRVGTHIPIPGVNYTSVQQCVKEASGNQGLFGMINMFSGGALLQITIFALGIMPYITASIILQLLTVVIPRLEALKKEGQAGTTKITQYTRYLTVALAILQGTGLVATARSGALFNGCSVASSIVPDQSIFTTITMVVCMTAGTAVVMWLGELITDRGIGNGMSILMFISIAATFPSALWAIKKQGTLADGWIEFGAVIAIGLVMVGLVVFVEQAQRRIPVQYAKRMIGRRSYGGTSTYIPLKVNQAGVIPVIFASSLLYIPALVAQFAGGNSGWKSWIEQNLTKQGDSPTYITLYFLLIVFFAFFYVAISFNPEEVADNMKKYGGFIPGIRAGRPTAEYLSYVLNRITWPGSLYLGLIALVPTVALVGFGASQNFPFGGTSILIIVGVGLETVKQIESQLQQRNYEGFLR from the coding sequence GCTGCTCTTCACGCTGGGCATCATCGTGGTCTACCGGGTCGGTACGCACATCCCGATCCCGGGTGTGAACTACACGTCGGTGCAGCAGTGCGTGAAGGAGGCCTCTGGCAACCAGGGTCTCTTCGGCATGATCAACATGTTCAGCGGTGGCGCGCTGCTGCAGATCACGATCTTCGCGCTGGGCATCATGCCGTACATCACGGCCAGCATCATCCTTCAGCTGCTGACCGTGGTCATCCCGCGCCTGGAGGCCCTGAAGAAGGAGGGCCAGGCCGGTACGACGAAGATCACGCAGTACACCCGTTACCTGACGGTGGCCCTGGCCATCCTCCAGGGCACCGGCCTGGTCGCCACCGCCCGCAGCGGCGCGCTCTTCAACGGCTGCTCGGTCGCGTCGAGCATCGTCCCGGACCAGTCGATCTTCACGACGATCACGATGGTCGTCTGCATGACCGCCGGTACGGCCGTCGTCATGTGGCTCGGCGAGCTGATCACCGACCGCGGCATCGGCAACGGCATGTCGATCCTGATGTTCATCTCGATCGCCGCGACCTTCCCGTCCGCGCTGTGGGCCATCAAGAAGCAGGGCACGCTGGCCGACGGCTGGATCGAGTTCGGCGCGGTCATCGCGATCGGCCTGGTCATGGTCGGGCTCGTCGTCTTCGTCGAGCAGGCCCAGCGCCGCATCCCGGTGCAGTACGCGAAGCGCATGATCGGCCGTCGTTCCTACGGTGGCACGTCCACGTACATCCCGCTCAAGGTGAACCAGGCGGGTGTGATCCCCGTCATCTTCGCCTCGTCGCTGCTGTACATCCCGGCTCTCGTGGCTCAGTTCGCGGGCGGCAACTCGGGCTGGAAGAGCTGGATCGAGCAGAACCTGACCAAGCAGGGTGACAGTCCCACGTACATCACCCTGTACTTCCTGCTCATTGTTTTCTTCGCGTTCTTCTACGTGGCGATCTCCTTCAACCCCGAGGAAGTCGCCGACAACATGAAGAAGTATGGTGGCTTCATCCCGGGCATCCGGGCTGGCCGACCGACCGCTGAGTACCTGTCGTACGTGCTCAACCGGATCACCTGGCCGGGTTCGCTGTATTTGGGGCTGATCGCTCTCGTACCGACAGTGGCGTTGGTCGGCTTCGGGGCGAGCCAGAACTTCCCGTTCGGCGGGACCAGCATCCTCATCATCGTGGGTGTCGGTCTCGAGACGGTGAAGCAGATCGAGAGCCAGCTCCAGCAGCGCAATTACGAAGGGTTCCTCCGCTGA